Proteins found in one Planctomicrobium piriforme genomic segment:
- a CDS encoding CHAT domain-containing protein, whose translation MYTILGIERDASGILIDVKHAPKPVTNQGTLYPVQLIPPNWNLQNAVELHGKHLYDALIKAHRGVQEAFDQLTNSAEASHQLYLKFGNPLADQQYWETLHNNCQFLSLSLQPEIQIGRLTDNTNGIGVDNRAVYPHEFCIMAYLSALRLPAQQEWDNLLAAAHHAIKGGINVKLVVRVGEPGLLQAIQQQKIADGLNFLEIAAIPVLPVDAIKDLENHKPQILHLFCHGSATASQKYLSFGTIANWLDHANGQPASSKPLTLTDAHLKSPGLWLIVLNCCEGARAPAGACSLAYDLVSKQEVPAVIGSLEELGQPQANSLSGRLYTEVIDELTDWLQQGQAELRLMWPKLMARIRHQLEQELASAQIPSTDDRTWSIPVLYVRWTDFVVQREDVITPEMLSKLIEVSNLLKANPAMPAGVKTTIIATILQDVPQEYWPDLHGNLPGPESAAELNDDNTLPNMLSQ comes from the coding sequence ATGTACACGATTCTGGGTATCGAGCGCGATGCCAGCGGTATTCTGATCGACGTGAAACACGCTCCCAAGCCAGTCACGAATCAGGGAACCCTGTATCCCGTCCAGCTCATCCCACCCAACTGGAATTTGCAAAACGCAGTCGAGCTGCATGGAAAACATCTGTACGACGCTCTCATCAAAGCACACCGGGGTGTTCAGGAAGCTTTCGACCAGTTGACAAATTCCGCAGAAGCATCGCATCAACTGTATTTGAAATTCGGCAACCCGCTCGCCGATCAGCAATACTGGGAGACTCTACATAACAACTGTCAGTTTCTTTCACTGAGTCTGCAGCCCGAAATCCAAATTGGCCGCCTGACCGATAACACGAACGGGATCGGCGTCGACAACCGCGCGGTCTATCCGCATGAATTCTGCATCATGGCCTATCTCTCCGCTCTCAGGCTGCCCGCGCAGCAGGAATGGGACAATCTCCTTGCCGCTGCACACCATGCAATCAAGGGCGGAATCAATGTCAAACTCGTTGTCAGAGTGGGCGAACCCGGGCTGCTACAAGCAATCCAGCAACAGAAGATCGCTGACGGGCTCAACTTCCTCGAAATCGCCGCGATTCCAGTCCTTCCGGTTGACGCCATCAAGGATCTCGAAAACCACAAGCCACAGATTCTGCACCTGTTTTGTCACGGATCCGCGACCGCGTCACAGAAATATTTGAGCTTCGGCACGATTGCGAACTGGCTCGATCATGCGAATGGGCAGCCGGCGTCGAGCAAGCCGCTGACCTTGACCGACGCTCATCTCAAGTCGCCCGGCCTGTGGCTGATCGTCCTGAATTGTTGCGAAGGCGCCAGGGCGCCCGCTGGAGCCTGCTCGCTCGCCTACGACCTCGTTTCCAAACAGGAAGTGCCGGCCGTCATTGGCAGCCTCGAAGAATTGGGACAACCGCAGGCAAACTCACTCAGCGGTCGACTCTACACAGAGGTGATCGATGAACTCACGGACTGGCTCCAACAGGGTCAAGCTGAACTGCGGCTGATGTGGCCCAAACTGATGGCCCGAATCCGTCACCAACTCGAACAGGAACTGGCTTCGGCACAGATTCCATCGACCGATGACCGAACCTGGTCGATCCCCGTTCTCTACGTCCGCTGGACGGATTTTGTCGTTCAGCGGGAGGACGTCATCACGCCCGAAATGCTGTCGAAGCTGATCGAAGTGTCGAACCTGCTCAAGGCCAATCCCGCCATGCCAGCAGGCGTGAAAACAACCATCATCGCCACGATTCTTCAAGACGTTCCCCAGGAATACTGGCCCGATCTTCACGGAAATCTTCCGGGCCCAGAATCAGCTGCAGAGCTCAACGACGACAACACACTCCCGAACATGCTCAGCCAGTAA